In the Ruminococcus sp. OA3 genome, one interval contains:
- a CDS encoding YiiX/YebB-like N1pC/P60 family cysteine hydrolase has translation MKKKVCILLIAILVVLLSLEFDNYTYAAVNDSAEVILDIEDISETNEMSELEKAYQEINNYIIQNNLPAEITWEQFLQEFELIGNSDVQQYKNKYIDLFSIQQEENPKLRNNKPWFYDTKEELPIKANYSNYNLLSTVKKGDILFEARGGFYITGHIAIVEGIFYSEQQDQEYIRVIEATSYGVIRSVVDDDRYDSRLGVFLRAPNATANIIDSAVDFCISQLGKPYYLDFMLDLEENQPDWYCSELVWAAYFRNGIDLENWSSLSEPGITPRDILSGIFDGRVEQIHDSEAVNITIDELVPYNDHIEVYYSYEFTIYDMKSYKIYRSEDRVHWNEIAETNDGYYSDYDVQINKEYFYRVVGYNYEETPSNPSNIENVIIRCDTIPVPTLRIENREETAITLSFYAEQGVTYFNIYRSMFNSDNFKKIATVEAEEKYYTDTGLRSGNTYYYKISAVYSGLGTTNFSNIKNTKAKLTTPILHVSKYNKEGMRLDPFLNGATSFDIYRADSVDGNYEKIATIPCENNLAWYMDNDNLEYNHEYFYKVQGFNEYDESAFSNSASAKTELGNISIVTRGDKKGIRIFWNILEETNRQVLSVSEKNSDGTGYTEIARTELDKTTSTYFLSSTKYNLKPDTVYIITILEYSNDNYASRRDSKTYLPNNPDYSSKINLNYTNKTDGVNVTWNKLDNTSTQKLVIYECKKNSSIDDGFNYKFLDDITLNNNINTYLFSKSKYQLKTSNEYQYTILIYVYNTEGSYLANSVMVSVK, from the coding sequence ATGAAAAAGAAGGTCTGTATATTATTAATTGCAATTTTAGTTGTATTATTAAGTTTAGAATTTGATAACTATACGTATGCCGCTGTAAACGATTCTGCTGAGGTCATCTTGGACATTGAAGATATCAGTGAGACAAACGAAATGTCGGAGTTGGAAAAAGCATATCAGGAAATTAACAATTATATTATTCAAAACAATTTACCTGCAGAAATCACATGGGAACAATTTCTGCAAGAATTTGAATTAATAGGAAATAGCGATGTCCAGCAGTATAAAAATAAATACATTGACCTTTTTTCCATACAACAAGAAGAGAATCCTAAATTAAGAAATAATAAGCCTTGGTTTTATGACACGAAGGAAGAATTACCTATAAAGGCGAATTATTCAAACTATAATCTTTTAAGCACAGTAAAAAAGGGGGATATCCTTTTTGAAGCCAGAGGTGGCTTTTATATAACAGGGCATATCGCAATTGTAGAAGGTATCTTTTACAGCGAGCAGCAGGACCAGGAGTATATCCGCGTTATTGAAGCTACTTCTTATGGAGTTATTCGAAGTGTAGTGGATGATGATAGATATGATAGCCGACTTGGTGTCTTTCTAAGAGCACCTAATGCTACAGCTAACATTATTGATAGTGCAGTGGATTTTTGCATTAGCCAATTAGGCAAACCATACTATTTAGATTTTATGTTAGACTTAGAGGAAAACCAACCTGATTGGTATTGCTCTGAACTCGTTTGGGCAGCTTATTTTCGGAATGGAATAGATTTAGAAAACTGGTCATCTTTGTCTGAACCTGGAATTACCCCTAGAGACATCTTATCCGGCATCTTTGACGGACGGGTTGAGCAAATACATGATAGTGAGGCCGTTAATATAACTATCGATGAACTTGTGCCTTACAATGATCATATTGAGGTGTACTATAGTTATGAATTTACGATTTATGACATGAAAAGTTATAAAATATACCGCTCTGAGGATCGAGTTCACTGGAATGAAATTGCAGAAACAAATGATGGATATTATAGCGATTATGATGTTCAAATTAATAAAGAGTATTTTTACAGAGTAGTTGGCTACAATTATGAAGAAACACCTTCCAATCCTAGCAATATTGAAAATGTGATTATTAGATGTGATACCATACCGGTGCCCACACTTCGGATAGAAAATAGGGAAGAGACAGCAATAACACTTTCTTTTTATGCTGAACAAGGAGTTACATATTTTAATATTTATCGATCCATGTTTAATTCAGATAATTTCAAAAAAATAGCAACTGTGGAGGCAGAAGAAAAGTATTATACCGATACCGGTCTGCGGAGTGGGAATACATATTATTATAAAATAAGTGCAGTGTATTCTGGATTGGGGACCACTAATTTCAGTAATATAAAAAATACAAAAGCAAAGCTGACGACGCCCATATTACATGTTAGTAAATATAATAAAGAAGGAATGAGACTTGATCCTTTTTTAAATGGAGCTACCTCTTTTGATATTTATCGGGCAGACAGTGTTGATGGTAACTATGAAAAAATTGCAACCATACCATGCGAAAATAACCTTGCATGGTATATGGATAACGATAATCTTGAATATAATCATGAATATTTTTACAAAGTGCAGGGATTTAATGAGTATGATGAAAGTGCCTTTAGTAATTCTGCTTCAGCAAAAACTGAGCTAGGTAATATAAGTATAGTGACACGAGGAGATAAAAAGGGCATAAGAATATTTTGGAATATATTAGAGGAAACTAACAGGCAGGTGCTGAGTGTTAGTGAAAAAAATAGTGATGGAACCGGTTATACAGAGATAGCAAGAACTGAACTCGATAAAACTACAAGTACATATTTTTTATCTTCAACAAAATATAATCTAAAGCCTGATACAGTATATATTATTACTATATTGGAATATAGTAATGACAATTATGCTTCTAGGCGTGACAGTAAAACATATTTACCGAATAATCCAGATTATTCTAGTAAGATTAATTTGAATTATACAAATAAAACAGATGGTGTAAATGTTACATGGAATAAACTGGATAATACTAGTACTCAAAAACTTGTTATCTATGAATGCAAAAAAAACTCATCCATAGATGATGGTTTTAATTACAAGTTTTTAGATGATATTACACTCAATAATAATATTAATACATACTTATTTTCAAAAAGTAAATATCAATTAAAAACTTCAAATGAATATCAATATACAATATTAATATATGTGTACAATACAGAAGGCAGTTATTTGGCTAATTCAGTTATGGTAAGCGTAAAGTAA
- a CDS encoding ATP-binding cassette domain-containing protein has protein sequence MDKSQVVILVNSLEKSYQGSKVLRGIHFTVTKGSIFALLGSNGAGKTTTVRILSTLIKPDGGSAAVCGYDVTRESHKVRECISLTGQYAAVDELLTGRENLRIIGALHHLRDRNKRADELLDAFRLTDAADRRVSTYSGGMRRRLDLAMSLLGNPQIIFLDEPSTGLDPQSRLSVWRMIRSLAESGVTIFLTTQYLEEAEQLADHIAILNDGVIAAEGTPDTLKENLSQGVVELTFYDDNGRARALELLKEYQMIPDKNIPAVNIITDGSVKQLADIMNRLNHADILLSGFTQKRPTLQEVFLLLVGENEGGRYQ, from the coding sequence ATGGATAAGAGTCAGGTTGTCATTTTGGTAAATTCCCTTGAGAAGTCGTATCAGGGTTCCAAAGTGCTGAGGGGAATTCATTTTACGGTAACAAAAGGCAGTATCTTTGCCCTTCTGGGATCAAACGGGGCAGGAAAAACGACCACGGTCAGAATACTTTCTACATTAATCAAACCTGACGGCGGGAGCGCTGCTGTCTGCGGCTATGATGTCACCCGGGAGAGTCATAAGGTGCGGGAATGTATCAGTCTGACCGGTCAGTATGCTGCGGTAGATGAGCTTTTAACAGGCAGGGAGAATCTGCGTATCATCGGTGCGTTACACCATCTGAGAGACCGAAATAAAAGAGCCGATGAGCTTTTAGATGCTTTCCGGCTGACTGATGCTGCCGATCGCCGGGTCTCAACGTATTCGGGAGGTATGAGACGAAGGCTTGATCTGGCAATGAGCCTGCTGGGAAATCCTCAGATCATATTCTTAGACGAACCAAGCACAGGGCTCGATCCTCAAAGCCGCCTGTCCGTGTGGAGAATGATCAGATCCCTGGCTGAATCCGGTGTCACAATTTTCCTGACAACACAATATCTGGAGGAAGCGGAGCAGCTTGCCGACCACATTGCCATCTTAAATGACGGTGTCATAGCAGCAGAGGGGACACCGGATACCTTAAAAGAAAATCTTTCTCAGGGTGTGGTGGAGCTTACATTTTATGATGATAATGGGAGGGCGCGCGCATTGGAACTTTTAAAAGAATATCAGATGATTCCTGATAAGAATATACCTGCAGTCAATATTATCACTGACGGCAGTGTAAAGCAGCTGGCTGATATTATGAACAGATTGAATCATGCTGATATTTTACTCTCTGGATTTACACAAAAGCGGCCTACGCTTCAGGAGGTCTTTCTTTTACTGGTGGGTGAAAATGAGGGAGGAAGATATCAATGA
- a CDS encoding LURP-one-related family protein, which translates to MKLLIKQRVFSWTDSYDVYDEDGDVKYFVKAEFFALGHQLHVYDRDQNEIGMVKEKLMTLMPAFEIEIDGNACGRIEKKFTLFSPKYEIDCNGWHVEGDFMGWEYDVYSECSPVIHISKELFQWGDTYVLDFADPADELMGMLLVIAIDAANCTRND; encoded by the coding sequence ATGAAATTACTGATAAAACAAAGAGTTTTCTCCTGGACGGATTCCTATGATGTGTACGATGAAGACGGGGATGTGAAATATTTTGTAAAAGCGGAGTTTTTTGCACTGGGGCATCAGCTGCATGTATATGATCGTGATCAGAATGAGATCGGTATGGTCAAAGAGAAGCTGATGACATTGATGCCGGCCTTCGAGATTGAAATCGATGGGAATGCCTGCGGAAGAATCGAAAAGAAGTTTACTTTGTTCAGTCCGAAGTATGAGATAGATTGCAACGGCTGGCACGTGGAGGGGGATTTCATGGGCTGGGAATACGATGTTTATTCAGAATGCAGTCCGGTGATACATATTTCAAAGGAATTGTTTCAGTGGGGCGACACCTATGTGCTTGATTTCGCTGATCCGGCAGATGAACTGATGGGGATGCTTCTGGTGATTGCCATTGATGCGGCTAACTGTACGCGGAATGACTAA
- a CDS encoding NADH-dependent [FeFe] hydrogenase, group A6 produces MVTITINGKKIQVEEGTTILNAAAAAGMPVPSLCYLKEINEIGACRVCVVEVKGVARLVTACNNVVQNGMEILTNSPRVREARRTNVELILSQHNSSCTSCVRGGNCSLQRIANDLGIYASEYAKVIPKKHWPVSFPLIRDSSRCIKCMRCLQICDKVQDLHIWDIAKTGSRATVGVSHNLQITEADCAICGQCLTHCPTGALRERDDTLKLLCAQGAFADPEKVTIVQVAPAVRAAWGEELGLTRDEATPKRLVAALKALGFDYVFDTDFGADLTIMEEGSEFLERLNHRDDYKFPMFTSCCPGWVRFLKSQYPEMTDQLSTAKSPHQMQGAVTKTYIAEKFGIDADQIFNISIMPCIAKKQEAAIPNINDSGHGRDVDLVLTTREIARMIRADHLDVKHLQEEEFDDPFGTGSGAGVIFGATGGVMEAALRSCYYLVTGKNPYPDAFYMVRGMDGWKEACFDINGITLHVAVVSGLGNARKLIQAIQNGEAQYDFVEVMACPGGCVGGGGQPIHDGEELAEVRGENLYFLDRTNDLRFSHENPKILQIYEEYLEKPLSHMAHELLHTDHHGWKMPGEEKTE; encoded by the coding sequence ATGGTAACGATTACGATCAATGGAAAAAAGATACAGGTGGAAGAAGGGACGACAATATTAAATGCTGCAGCTGCTGCGGGAATGCCGGTTCCGAGTCTCTGTTACCTGAAAGAGATCAATGAGATCGGTGCATGCCGGGTCTGTGTAGTCGAGGTGAAAGGAGTGGCCAGACTGGTCACCGCATGCAACAATGTAGTGCAGAACGGAATGGAGATTTTAACGAATTCTCCGCGTGTACGCGAGGCGAGGAGAACGAATGTTGAACTTATCCTCTCACAGCATAACAGTTCCTGCACAAGCTGTGTGCGGGGAGGAAACTGTTCACTGCAGAGGATTGCAAATGATCTTGGCATCTATGCATCGGAGTATGCAAAAGTAATTCCGAAGAAACACTGGCCGGTCAGTTTTCCTCTGATCAGGGATTCTTCCCGCTGTATCAAATGTATGCGCTGTCTGCAGATCTGTGACAAAGTGCAGGACCTGCACATCTGGGACATTGCGAAAACAGGTTCCCGCGCAACGGTAGGTGTATCCCACAATTTGCAGATTACGGAAGCGGACTGTGCGATCTGCGGACAATGCCTGACGCATTGTCCGACCGGCGCTTTGAGGGAGCGGGATGATACACTGAAACTCCTCTGTGCCCAGGGCGCATTTGCAGACCCGGAAAAGGTGACGATCGTACAGGTAGCGCCTGCAGTGCGGGCGGCGTGGGGAGAAGAACTCGGTCTTACGCGAGACGAGGCAACGCCGAAGCGTCTGGTAGCGGCATTGAAAGCGTTGGGGTTTGACTATGTATTTGATACGGATTTTGGTGCCGATCTGACGATCATGGAAGAGGGAAGCGAATTCCTGGAACGCCTGAATCACAGAGATGACTACAAATTCCCCATGTTTACTTCCTGCTGTCCGGGTTGGGTCAGATTCCTGAAGTCCCAGTATCCGGAGATGACGGACCAGCTTTCAACGGCAAAATCCCCGCATCAGATGCAGGGAGCGGTGACGAAGACATATATTGCTGAGAAATTTGGAATTGATGCAGACCAGATATTTAATATTTCGATCATGCCATGTATCGCCAAGAAACAGGAGGCGGCAATCCCGAATATCAACGACAGCGGACACGGGAGAGATGTAGATCTGGTGCTTACAACGAGAGAAATCGCCCGTATGATCCGTGCAGATCATCTGGATGTAAAACATCTTCAGGAGGAAGAGTTTGACGATCCGTTTGGCACAGGGAGCGGTGCTGGTGTGATTTTCGGTGCGACAGGTGGTGTGATGGAGGCAGCACTCAGAAGCTGCTATTATCTGGTGACGGGTAAAAACCCGTATCCGGATGCATTCTACATGGTGCGGGGAATGGATGGCTGGAAGGAGGCCTGCTTTGATATCAATGGGATAACACTTCATGTGGCGGTTGTGAGTGGGCTTGGAAATGCCAGGAAGCTGATTCAGGCAATTCAAAACGGAGAAGCACAGTACGACTTCGTGGAGGTAATGGCCTGTCCCGGCGGCTGTGTGGGCGGCGGCGGACAGCCGATTCACGATGGCGAAGAGCTGGCAGAAGTTCGAGGGGAGAACCTGTATTTCCTTGACAGAACAAATGATCTGAGGTTTTCTCATGAAAATCCGAAAATTCTGCAGATTTATGAGGAGTATCTGGAGAAACCGCTTTCCCATATGGCTCATGAACTGTTACATACCGATCATCACGGATGGAAGATGCCGGGGGAAGAGAAGACAGAATAA
- a CDS encoding HAD family phosphatase, with amino-acid sequence MIRNIIFDMGNVLLNYDPRLPLEKYVQTETDRAVILKELFQGPEWIEGDLGYITVEEKYQRIKARIPERLHGELKDCVCRWHETMEPVAGAQEFVKHVQEKGYHTYILSNASDEFYLYFPRCYDMKSFRGVVVSADLHMVKPDAAIYRYLLETYGLIPDESLFIDDLPENIEAAQKLGIRGAVFDGDFDGIRKKYCL; translated from the coding sequence ATGATCAGAAATATAATCTTTGATATGGGAAATGTGCTGCTGAACTATGATCCCAGACTTCCGCTTGAAAAGTATGTGCAGACAGAGACGGACAGGGCAGTCATTTTAAAAGAGTTGTTTCAGGGACCGGAGTGGATAGAAGGTGATCTGGGATACATTACGGTGGAGGAAAAGTATCAGAGGATAAAGGCACGGATACCGGAACGGCTGCACGGGGAGCTGAAGGACTGTGTCTGCCGGTGGCACGAGACCATGGAGCCGGTTGCCGGTGCACAGGAATTTGTAAAGCATGTACAGGAGAAGGGATACCACACCTATATCCTGTCGAATGCCAGCGATGAATTCTATCTTTATTTCCCGAGGTGCTATGACATGAAATCATTTCGGGGAGTCGTTGTATCGGCGGACCTGCATATGGTCAAACCGGATGCGGCGATCTATCGGTATCTGCTGGAAACTTACGGTCTTATCCCGGATGAATCACTGTTCATCGACGACCTGCCGGAAAATATTGAAGCGGCACAGAAACTGGGAATCAGGGGTGCCGTATTTGACGGAGACTTTGACGGTATCAGAAAGAAATATTGTCTCTGA
- a CDS encoding DNA gyrase subunit B, translated as MTRKSTYDASSISVLEGLEAVRKRPGMYIGSVSRKGLNHLIYEIVDNAVDEHLAGFCDFIHVILEKDGSCTVVDNGRGIPVGMHEKGMSAERLVFTTLHAGGKFDDSAYKTSGGLHGVGSSVVNALSVYLDIKISREGYVHHDHYERGIPTIELEEGLLPRLERTKETGTSVNFLPDPEIFEVTRFSATEVKSRMHETAYLNPELTILFEDLRADEPEKVTFHEPDGIIGFVKDLDKKKEALHEPVYFRGETDGITVECAFQYVNEFHENVLGFCNNIYNAEGGTHLTGFKTMFTTVMNNYARELGILKEKDANFTGADIRNGMTAVVSIKHPAPRFEGQTKTKLDNQDASKATGKITGEEIVHYFDRNLETLKKVLSCAERSAKIRKTEEKAKTNMLTRQKYSFDSNGKLANCEKRDPSRCEIFIVEGDSAGGSAKTARDRSFQAILPIRGKILNVEKASIDKVLANAEIKSMINAFGCGFSEGYGNDFDMSKLRYDKIIIMADADVDGAHISTLLLTLFYRFMPELVYEGHVYIAMPPLYKAMPAKGKEEYLYDDKALERYRKTHKGSFTLQRYKGLGEMDAQQLWETTLNPETRMLKQIEIEDARMASEVTEVLMGTEVPPRKAFIYEHARDAELDV; from the coding sequence ATGACGAGAAAATCAACGTATGATGCGAGCAGCATTTCTGTGCTGGAGGGGCTGGAGGCAGTCCGTAAGCGGCCGGGAATGTATATCGGAAGCGTGTCCAGAAAGGGACTGAATCATTTGATCTATGAAATCGTGGATAATGCGGTGGATGAGCACCTGGCGGGTTTCTGCGATTTTATCCATGTGATACTGGAAAAGGATGGTTCTTGTACCGTTGTGGATAATGGCCGCGGTATTCCGGTCGGTATGCATGAGAAAGGAATGTCGGCCGAGAGGCTGGTATTCACCACGCTTCATGCGGGAGGAAAGTTCGATGATTCGGCGTATAAGACGAGCGGAGGACTGCACGGGGTAGGATCCTCTGTCGTAAATGCACTGTCGGTTTATCTGGATATTAAAATCAGCAGGGAAGGATATGTGCATCACGACCACTATGAACGGGGGATCCCCACAATAGAACTGGAAGAGGGGCTGCTTCCCAGGCTCGAGAGGACCAAAGAGACTGGAACGAGTGTGAATTTTCTTCCGGATCCGGAGATATTTGAGGTGACGCGCTTTTCAGCCACGGAAGTAAAGAGCAGGATGCACGAGACGGCATATCTGAACCCGGAGCTGACGATCCTGTTTGAGGATCTGCGTGCGGATGAGCCGGAAAAGGTAACCTTCCATGAGCCTGACGGGATCATTGGATTTGTGAAGGATCTGGACAAGAAAAAGGAGGCACTCCACGAACCGGTTTATTTCAGGGGGGAGACGGACGGTATCACGGTTGAATGTGCATTTCAGTATGTCAACGAATTTCATGAGAATGTACTGGGATTCTGCAATAATATTTACAACGCGGAAGGCGGCACCCACCTGACAGGATTTAAGACTATGTTCACGACGGTTATGAATAACTATGCGCGTGAGCTTGGTATTCTGAAAGAAAAAGATGCAAATTTTACAGGGGCTGATATTCGCAACGGAATGACAGCCGTTGTCTCCATCAAACATCCGGCGCCGCGGTTCGAAGGGCAGACGAAGACAAAACTGGACAATCAGGACGCGTCAAAGGCGACGGGAAAAATCACCGGTGAGGAAATCGTACATTATTTTGACCGGAACCTGGAAACCCTGAAAAAGGTACTCTCCTGTGCGGAGCGGTCAGCCAAGATCCGAAAGACAGAAGAAAAAGCAAAGACGAATATGCTGACCAGGCAGAAGTATTCGTTTGATTCTAATGGAAAACTTGCCAACTGTGAAAAACGTGATCCGTCCAGATGCGAGATCTTTATCGTTGAGGGTGATTCTGCGGGGGGATCTGCGAAAACGGCAAGAGACAGGAGCTTTCAGGCAATCCTTCCGATCCGCGGCAAGATCCTGAATGTAGAAAAGGCGAGCATCGACAAGGTGCTGGCGAATGCGGAGATCAAATCGATGATCAACGCATTTGGCTGTGGTTTCTCAGAGGGCTACGGGAATGATTTTGATATGTCCAAACTTCGTTACGATAAGATCATCATTATGGCAGATGCCGATGTCGACGGCGCACACATCTCTACCCTGCTGCTGACACTGTTCTACCGGTTCATGCCGGAACTTGTCTACGAAGGCCATGTCTATATCGCCATGCCGCCGCTTTACAAAGCGATGCCGGCAAAAGGAAAAGAAGAATATCTCTATGATGATAAAGCACTGGAGCGATACCGCAAGACACACAAAGGAAGCTTTACCCTGCAGCGCTACAAAGGCCTGGGTGAGATGGATGCCCAGCAGCTGTGGGAGACAACCCTGAATCCCGAGACCAGGATGCTAAAACAGATTGAAATCGAGGATGCGCGTATGGCATCGGAGGTGACGGAAGTGCTGATGGGAACGGAAGTGCCGCCCAGGAAAGCATTTATTTATGAGCATGCACGGGATGCAGAGCTGGATGTGTAG
- a CDS encoding TetR/AcrR family transcriptional regulator: MARNKYPEITEQRILDTATRLFLEKGWEETTIQDIIDELGDLTRGAFYHHYKSKDEIIDAVTTRMFNKDDMFDTVKKEKGLNGFEKLKKILQLSVINEEQLEFAKSLPSVFSSHIFVSKQLRDCIHSVAPKLNCFFEEGLNDGSITVEYPEQVSETFTILMTLWFNPILFPVTKGEYLRKYDYLKYLLDHIGLSIFDDELRKRAEKAFDNILI, from the coding sequence TTGGCTAGAAACAAATATCCCGAAATCACGGAGCAGCGTATATTAGATACGGCAACCAGGCTGTTTCTTGAAAAAGGATGGGAAGAAACGACGATTCAGGATATTATAGATGAGCTCGGGGATTTAACCAGAGGAGCTTTTTATCATCATTATAAATCAAAAGATGAGATAATTGATGCAGTTACCACCCGTATGTTTAACAAAGATGACATGTTTGATACGGTGAAAAAAGAAAAAGGTTTAAATGGGTTCGAAAAATTGAAAAAGATTTTGCAGTTATCTGTGATAAATGAAGAACAACTTGAATTTGCAAAATCACTCCCCTCGGTTTTCAGCAGCCACATATTCGTCAGTAAGCAGCTGCGGGACTGTATTCATTCTGTGGCACCAAAACTGAACTGCTTTTTCGAAGAAGGTTTGAATGATGGATCCATTACAGTAGAATACCCGGAACAGGTTTCTGAGACATTTACCATTCTTATGACATTATGGTTTAATCCGATTCTGTTTCCTGTCACAAAAGGAGAATACTTGAGAAAGTATGACTATCTTAAGTATCTGCTGGACCATATAGGATTATCGATTTTTGATGATGAGCTGCGTAAGAGGGCTGAAAAAGCCTTTGATAATATTCTGATTTAA
- a CDS encoding ABC transporter permease: MRTGEKIVCLAQDSRTMSERCILLSLRNPDAFLTGIGTPILMMLLFVCVLGGAMKTGSANYVDYLVPGIILQCIGQCGCTTAVSVNIDLKGGMVDRFRSMPVAASSVLAGHVFAAMVRNIITAVLVFGMAFLIGFRPSAGGAQWLIVAGILLLFMAAMTWISMILGLIAGGAESANGISAVIMFLPYLSSGFAPTETMPAALRFFAERQPMTPIAESIRSLLINAELDACFLPAVLWCVGLLIAAHAGAVMIYKKKTKR, encoded by the coding sequence ATGAGGACCGGGGAGAAAATTGTATGTCTGGCACAGGATTCCAGGACAATGTCTGAGCGTTGTATCCTTCTGTCACTGCGCAATCCTGACGCATTTCTTACGGGAATCGGCACCCCCATACTTATGATGCTGCTGTTTGTCTGTGTCCTTGGAGGTGCAATGAAAACAGGCAGTGCAAATTATGTGGACTACCTGGTACCGGGTATCATTCTGCAGTGTATCGGACAATGCGGATGTACGACAGCTGTCAGTGTAAATATTGATCTGAAAGGGGGAATGGTTGACCGCTTCCGCTCTATGCCTGTTGCGGCATCATCAGTACTGGCAGGGCATGTGTTTGCAGCCATGGTACGTAATATCATAACTGCTGTCCTGGTATTTGGCATGGCGTTTCTTATCGGATTCAGACCGTCGGCGGGTGGGGCACAGTGGCTCATAGTGGCTGGAATATTACTTTTATTTATGGCGGCAATGACCTGGATTTCAATGATACTGGGTCTTATCGCAGGCGGTGCCGAGAGTGCAAATGGTATCTCAGCCGTCATTATGTTTCTGCCGTATCTCAGTTCCGGGTTTGCCCCGACAGAAACAATGCCGGCGGCTCTGCGGTTTTTTGCAGAGCGACAGCCTATGACTCCGATTGCTGAATCAATACGCTCACTCTTAATCAATGCAGAGCTCGATGCTTGCTTTTTACCCGCCGTTCTATGGTGCGTGGGTTTACTTATCGCAGCGCATGCCGGGGCGGTGATGATCTATAAGAAAAAAACAAAAAGATAA
- a CDS encoding HAD family hydrolase, with product MNVKLTAIDLDGTLLRDDCTVSKSSLDTIRRALDAGHCIVPTTGRSFENARSEIFHDFDDIPYFINANGTVVTDGRTREILYIKGFPPGIASRIYRLCKKYKTYIEPYAGLQAYMETEGIRHLFASGLPESYCTQLMRSNIECADLSALMDDTQVPVSKFHIVCEDPEEKVRLRQELAEIPKLNPISVVEQNLELVYGKLSKRDGLSFLAERLGVLPSEVLAFGDSNNDYEMMEWAGYSVAMKNASQRIKNVSKYETDTNNKDGVAKALTSFLNL from the coding sequence ATGAACGTAAAATTGACAGCCATCGACCTGGATGGCACCCTGCTGCGGGATGACTGCACGGTCTCAAAGAGCAGTCTGGATACGATACGCAGGGCACTGGATGCCGGGCACTGTATTGTGCCGACAACGGGCAGAAGTTTTGAAAATGCGCGCAGTGAGATTTTTCATGATTTTGATGATATCCCATACTTTATCAACGCGAATGGTACCGTGGTGACAGATGGAAGGACAAGAGAAATTCTGTACATAAAAGGCTTTCCGCCGGGGATTGCGTCGAGGATTTACCGGCTGTGCAAAAAGTATAAAACGTATATTGAGCCATATGCCGGTCTGCAGGCTTATATGGAGACAGAAGGCATCCGGCATCTGTTCGCGAGCGGTCTTCCGGAATCATACTGCACACAGCTTATGCGCTCCAATATTGAATGTGCGGATTTAAGTGCCCTGATGGATGATACGCAGGTACCGGTCAGCAAGTTTCATATCGTATGCGAAGACCCTGAAGAGAAAGTCAGGCTCAGACAGGAGCTGGCGGAGATTCCAAAGCTCAACCCGATATCTGTGGTGGAACAGAACCTGGAGCTTGTGTACGGAAAACTGAGCAAACGGGACGGATTGTCTTTTCTGGCAGAAAGGCTGGGCGTACTGCCTTCAGAGGTGCTGGCATTTGGCGACAGCAATAATGACTACGAGATGATGGAGTGGGCCGGATATTCTGTAGCAATGAAAAATGCATCTCAGAGAATTAAAAATGTATCAAAATACGAAACAGATACGAATAATAAGGATGGAGTGGCGAAAGCTCTGACTAGTTTTTTGAATTTATAA